A window of Puntigrus tetrazona isolate hp1 chromosome 11, ASM1883169v1, whole genome shotgun sequence contains these coding sequences:
- the LOC122353776 gene encoding WAS/WASL-interacting protein family member 1-like, protein MSGPPPPPPPGPPPTFALANTEKPNLSRSEQQGRNALLSDISKGARLKKAVTNDRSAPALDKPKGGGGGGGGGGGGGAQGGLV, encoded by the exons ATGTCCGGACCGCCACCACCGCCCCCTCCTGGCCCTCCTCCAACCTTCGCACTG GCAAACACAGAAAAGCCAAATCTGAGCAGATCCGAGCAGCAAGGGAGAAACGCTTTGCTATCAGATATCAGCAAAGGAGCTCGACTGAAGAAGGCCGTCACCAATGATCGGAGTGCCCCGGCGCTGGACA aGCCCaaaggaggtggaggaggtggaggtggaggtggaggaggaggagcccAGGGTGGACTGG TGTGA